From a region of the Lentilactobacillus curieae genome:
- the thrB gene encoding homoserine kinase codes for MAKIIVRVPASSANLGPGMDSLGLAFKLYYTVIVEEKTTEWKVNHALGDDVPTDENNLIVQSILKTNPDIHPHQLTVISDVPIAHGLGSSTTAVVAGIKIANSLGDLNLSTDEQIRIGSEIEGHPENVAAAILGNLIVSTYDGKDAVASAIDAGELSALMYIRPDGISEVESRAKLPKTLNYQDAVLSSSRANMFVTLMSQGKIHDALPLVEGDKMHEPFRKAIVPELDVIREKAHSMDIYGTYLSGAGPTVGTLGKKSDLVQLRLELQQMDLNGSLRILDVDTEGATVRGE; via the coding sequence ATGGCAAAGATTATCGTTAGGGTGCCAGCATCATCCGCAAATTTAGGACCCGGAATGGATTCATTAGGATTGGCATTTAAGCTGTATTACACAGTGATTGTTGAAGAGAAAACTACTGAGTGGAAGGTTAATCATGCATTAGGTGATGACGTTCCTACGGACGAAAACAATTTGATTGTCCAAAGTATCTTAAAAACAAACCCAGATATTCATCCACACCAGTTAACCGTTATTTCTGATGTTCCAATTGCCCATGGGTTGGGTTCAAGTACCACAGCTGTAGTGGCTGGTATCAAAATTGCAAATTCACTAGGTGACTTAAATCTTTCCACTGACGAACAAATCAGAATTGGTAGTGAGATTGAGGGACATCCGGAGAATGTTGCTGCCGCAATTCTCGGCAATTTGATTGTATCAACATATGATGGCAAAGATGCTGTTGCTAGTGCAATTGATGCGGGTGAGCTATCTGCACTTATGTATATCCGCCCAGACGGAATTTCTGAAGTAGAGAGTCGAGCAAAATTACCAAAGACGCTGAATTATCAGGATGCAGTGCTTAGCAGTAGCCGAGCCAATATGTTTGTAACGCTAATGAGTCAGGGAAAAATCCACGATGCGTTGCCACTAGTTGAAGGTGATAAGATGCACGAACCATTTAGAAAAGCAATTGTTCCTGAACTAGATGTGATTCGTGAAAAGGCTCATTCAATGGATATTTACGGCACATATTTAAGTGGTGCTGGTCCTACAGTAGGAACTTTGGGCAAGAAATCTGATCTAGTTCAGTTGCGCTTAGAATTGCAACAAATGGACCTAAATGGAAGCCTCAGAATACTCGATGTAGATACTGAAGGGGCAACCGTTCGCGGAGAATAA
- a CDS encoding ImmA/IrrE family metallo-endopeptidase, which produces MDELINYLCNYAYKHHIGFILSSDRMRSDYVPTSSYLMKLVIINMNWDPKTQIPFQFAHEMGHIINGDSDVVTVSTTTIREENSADKFAIDLLIEYAKLNEIPTYNAVKFTELFGIPTRLEGLVGNELKALYGSDE; this is translated from the coding sequence ATGGATGAATTGATTAACTATCTTTGTAATTATGCATACAAACACCACATTGGTTTTATTCTAAGTAGTGATCGTATGCGTTCGGACTATGTGCCCACCTCAAGCTATCTTATGAAGCTAGTTATTATAAACATGAACTGGGATCCTAAAACACAAATTCCATTCCAATTTGCACATGAAATGGGTCATATTATAAATGGTGATAGTGATGTTGTAACGGTTAGCACCACAACTATTAGAGAAGAAAATTCCGCAGACAAATTTGCAATTGATCTTTTAATTGAGTATGCGAAATTAAATGAAATCCCCACATATAATGCTGTTAAATTTACAGAATTATTTGGCATTCCCACTAGACTAGAAGGCTTAGTAGGTAATGAGTTAAAAGCTTTGTATGGTTCTGATGAGTAG
- a CDS encoding helveticin J family class III bacteriocin, protein MAKVPAKKAFTITNLDSDNAVQKVYVGTKNLYALQRVGSDSYISRAPIDPFTGTAQSAVAQDTMIIKGTGHSQTLDWYQYNGVDYFLVAIKTNDKKWATQIGRVQYKAGTTITGNTLITRMSSINRAQKADASIGTLLRTEAAVSTSRKEILILAMAQDAAGHNTKSVFTRYNLNAVNAIFDRIENSSKNFISAGDAEVRAAAISTMTVNGSLYSKTANNSIQGIDLSDGAAVYLSSGNEGETPYITKFLWNGSISIGKPLYNIYWPKYPSTGESLVETEGLQLKDYLYLGIGTHTKPASYTYNQGNHTKNNYVYYIDKTLF, encoded by the coding sequence ATGGCAAAAGTTCCAGCAAAAAAAGCTTTTACTATTACAAATTTAGATTCAGATAACGCAGTTCAAAAGGTATATGTGGGAACAAAGAACTTATATGCCTTGCAACGGGTTGGATCTGATTCATATATCTCACGTGCACCCATTGACCCATTCACAGGTACAGCTCAATCTGCAGTTGCCCAAGATACAATGATTATTAAAGGTACCGGTCATTCTCAAACATTAGACTGGTATCAATATAATGGTGTTGATTACTTTTTGGTCGCTATTAAGACAAATGACAAAAAATGGGCAACGCAAATTGGTCGAGTACAGTATAAAGCAGGTACTACTATCACTGGTAACACCCTTATTACAAGAATGTCGTCAATTAACAGGGCACAAAAGGCCGACGCTTCAATCGGTACTTTACTTCGAACCGAAGCAGCTGTTTCCACTAGCCGGAAGGAAATTTTAATTCTAGCTATGGCTCAAGACGCAGCGGGTCACAATACAAAATCTGTATTTACTCGTTACAATTTGAACGCGGTAAATGCTATCTTTGACAGAATTGAGAACAGTTCAAAGAACTTCATTTCAGCAGGAGACGCTGAAGTTCGTGCTGCTGCTATTTCAACAATGACTGTTAATGGTAGCCTGTACAGTAAAACAGCAAATAATTCTATTCAGGGAATTGATTTGTCTGATGGTGCTGCAGTTTACTTGTCATCAGGTAATGAAGGCGAAACTCCTTACATCACAAAGTTCCTTTGGAATGGTTCAATTTCAATTGGTAAGCCTTTATATAATATTTATTGGCCAAAATATCCTAGCACTGGTGAAAGCCTAGTTGAAACCGAAGGATTGCAATTGAAGGACTATCTATATTTGGGCATTGGAACTCATACAAAGCCTGCTAGTTACACTTATAATCAAGGTAATCATACAAAAAATAACTACGTTTATTACATTGATAAAACATTGTTTTAA
- a CDS encoding helveticin J family class III bacteriocin, with product MATKDHSMKPGSIAAYKQYTLEGLPSTDSYMRVAQKTFIAGEFAYAVQVFKGASIAKVSKGRISGSVIDFSEFQPMTLNGFGHTQTLELYNWQGKDYFWIGTKGIQTQNNEANHYNKDYWATQLGRFEFQEGQTLEVTDIDRLTYLTRINTTGASEGAIGRVEAALSSDNKYLLIMTVNKNCKQARMTIYDNAALNTALDSSSTVSMADMTGNIKKTWLVSGNIYSILLNGSIQGIDLSNKFKASDNWYVYISGGNAGETPSITKTTFGNTAGLSKGKYADN from the coding sequence ATGGCAACTAAAGACCATAGCATGAAACCAGGAAGCATTGCCGCATACAAGCAGTACACATTGGAAGGGCTACCTTCAACTGATAGCTACATGCGTGTAGCACAAAAAACATTTATTGCGGGTGAATTTGCATATGCTGTGCAAGTATTCAAAGGTGCTTCAATTGCAAAGGTATCAAAAGGACGTATTAGCGGAAGTGTTATTGACTTTTCAGAATTCCAACCAATGACGTTAAATGGTTTTGGTCATACCCAAACATTAGAATTGTATAATTGGCAGGGCAAAGATTACTTTTGGATTGGTACTAAGGGCATTCAAACACAAAATAATGAAGCAAACCACTACAACAAAGATTATTGGGCAACTCAATTAGGAAGATTTGAATTTCAAGAAGGTCAAACCCTTGAAGTTACAGATATTGATAGATTGACTTACCTCACTAGAATCAACACAACAGGGGCTTCAGAAGGGGCGATTGGTCGTGTAGAAGCTGCTCTATCGTCAGATAATAAGTATCTCTTAATTATGACCGTTAATAAAAATTGTAAGCAAGCCCGTATGACCATTTACGACAATGCTGCTCTTAACACTGCTCTTGATTCAAGTTCCACTGTTTCAATGGCGGATATGACCGGCAACATTAAGAAAACATGGTTAGTATCAGGAAACATTTACAGTATCTTGTTAAATGGTTCCATTCAAGGCATCGACCTTTCAAATAAATTTAAGGCTTCAGATAACTGGTATGTTTATATTAGTGGTGGTAATGCTGGTGAAACACCTTCAATTACTAAAACTACATTTGGGAACACCGCTGGATTATCTAAAGGTAAGTATGCAGATAATTGA
- a CDS encoding GH25 family lysozyme has translation MTREVADIASYQGSSIEYLKTLRKYASSLLVKLTEGSENGSAYVNPKAGAQVANGLQVFESVGVYHFFKGNSQYYGDNDPINEAKFFLKQALKLGLDKTTVMIIDVEDTSVMADATHDVNLFLKYLNDNGYMNTVVYASASWFKKGWATHYINKDALFNNAPIWVASYGSANSGVSGTNAWQYTNNGHGLNVDFSYDLDGCLSGIADYQVKSVNDTPTTDQPETPQPDQPAQPETTELESGMYTIVADYVTVYTDPKLQATANEQLAKSSVLVCVPADNTGKSLMIGRDMYITADQNKVQFKKG, from the coding sequence ATGACTAGAGAAGTTGCAGATATTGCTTCATATCAAGGTAGTTCAATTGAATACTTGAAAACATTGCGTAAATACGCTTCAAGTTTGTTAGTCAAATTAACCGAAGGTTCTGAAAATGGTTCAGCATATGTTAACCCCAAAGCTGGCGCACAAGTTGCCAATGGGCTGCAAGTGTTTGAATCAGTGGGGGTCTATCACTTCTTTAAAGGAAACTCACAATATTATGGTGACAACGACCCAATTAATGAAGCAAAGTTTTTCTTGAAGCAAGCCTTGAAGTTAGGGCTAGATAAAACCACGGTCATGATCATTGATGTCGAAGATACATCAGTAATGGCTGACGCCACGCATGATGTAAATCTATTTCTGAAGTACCTAAACGACAACGGATATATGAATACGGTCGTCTACGCTTCCGCTTCATGGTTCAAAAAAGGGTGGGCAACTCACTATATTAATAAGGACGCCTTATTTAACAACGCGCCAATTTGGGTTGCTTCATATGGTTCAGCAAATAGTGGCGTAAGTGGTACCAATGCATGGCAGTACACTAACAACGGTCACGGCTTGAATGTAGACTTCAGTTATGACCTGGACGGTTGCTTATCCGGAATCGCTGATTATCAAGTTAAGTCAGTTAACGATACACCAACAACTGACCAACCGGAAACGCCACAACCTGACCAACCCGCACAACCTGAAACTACTGAACTAGAATCAGGCATGTACACGATTGTCGCTGATTATGTGACGGTCTATACTGACCCAAAACTACAAGCAACAGCCAATGAACAGCTGGCTAAAAGCAGTGTCCTGGTATGTGTTCCCGCTGATAATACAGGTAAAAGTTTGATGATTGGCCGGGATATGTATATCACTGCTGATCAAAATAAAGTGCAATTTAAGAAGGGGTGA
- a CDS encoding SprT family protein — MIDSELQRLVEQVSLESFGKPFLHQASFNGRLKTTGGRYRLNDHNIEINRKIAEQYGQTVLVGIIKHELCHYHLHLSGHSGKHNTPEFKNLLKAVGGSRFAPPVGSPYKYGYVCEKCGLKYQRKRKIDLKKYVCGRCRGKLKLVEEIS, encoded by the coding sequence TTGATAGATTCAGAATTACAACGATTAGTTGAACAGGTTTCATTGGAATCCTTTGGTAAGCCCTTTTTACACCAGGCGTCCTTTAATGGCAGGTTAAAGACTACGGGTGGTAGGTATCGTCTAAATGATCACAATATCGAAATCAATAGAAAAATAGCTGAACAGTATGGGCAAACGGTTCTTGTAGGGATTATTAAGCATGAACTTTGCCATTATCACCTTCATTTATCTGGTCATTCTGGGAAGCATAACACCCCTGAGTTTAAAAACCTGTTGAAGGCTGTTGGGGGATCAAGGTTTGCGCCACCGGTTGGTAGTCCTTATAAATATGGCTACGTTTGTGAGAAGTGTGGTCTAAAATACCAACGAAAGCGAAAAATTGACTTAAAAAAGTATGTTTGTGGCCGTTGTCGTGGTAAATTGAAATTAGTAGAAGAAATAAGCTAA
- a CDS encoding phage terminase small subunit P27 family, with product MQFQDKTLIEARCINYQQMRNAYADIMENGSVKAAYRTVTNPTNGEIMATNFTGYKRNPSTQIFDAATAKIKSISKDLGMTPQSRAELLDLSKDDDNGDSVKKLKELFG from the coding sequence ATTCAGTTCCAAGATAAGACTTTGATTGAAGCGCGGTGCATTAACTATCAACAAATGAGAAATGCGTATGCAGATATTATGGAAAATGGTTCAGTCAAAGCAGCGTACCGAACCGTCACCAACCCGACGAACGGAGAAATCATGGCAACTAACTTTACAGGTTATAAGCGGAACCCGTCGACGCAGATATTCGACGCAGCTACTGCGAAAATTAAATCAATTTCGAAAGATCTAGGTATGACCCCACAAAGTAGAGCGGAATTATTGGACTTATCAAAAGACGACGATAACGGTGATTCAGTTAAGAAATTGAAAGAATTGTTTGGTTAA
- a CDS encoding class III bacteriocin gives MNNLGTGKNPNMSLHRVDAALSSDKSRLAIWTQGSGSTSSATKRITALNAMPLFEALKNGNISAKTDPRLVSGGSFYVSSRNITKYVYPQNSWQGMELSNKRSAANGGYNWLYFTSGQAVSNNVPKIIRSPWNVLASTQDIINITFTDLSGNVEIEAPQLLDNYVYFGIESGTAGGKTHYIYSVLKSDFD, from the coding sequence TTGAATAATCTAGGAACTGGTAAAAATCCAAATATGTCACTACATCGGGTGGATGCGGCGTTATCATCGGATAAGTCTAGGTTAGCAATTTGGACACAAGGATCAGGATCAACATCAAGTGCAACTAAACGGATTACAGCATTAAATGCTATGCCGCTATTTGAAGCTTTAAAGAATGGCAATATTAGTGCCAAAACTGATCCAAGATTGGTATCTGGTGGAAGTTTTTATGTTTCTAGTCGAAACATTACAAAATATGTTTATCCGCAAAATTCCTGGCAAGGTATGGAACTGTCTAACAAACGTAGTGCAGCAAATGGTGGATACAACTGGTTATATTTCACCAGTGGACAGGCTGTAAGTAATAATGTACCTAAGATTATTCGCTCACCTTGGAATGTCTTAGCTTCGACTCAAGATATAATTAATATTACCTTTACAGATTTATCAGGTAATGTTGAAATTGAGGCTCCACAGTTACTGGATAATTATGTATACTTCGGTATTGAATCAGGAACTGCTGGTGGTAAAACACATTATATTTATAGCGTTCTTAAATCAGATTTTGATTAA
- a CDS encoding metallophosphoesterase family protein — MSFDVSNTPDGYEIDDSGSFTFNTKCGVRTSPDMSVTPVTYYQVGQTVYYARKIKNGNHFWLSYIGASVNWAFVPYANTDTGVVFGTDSDNTNPIKPVDGGSTGGSTSGNQDGVGSLTGQAAADVADQTPEGFEYVTNGSITITDSAYAYGYAQPNTLADLVDETLSVGDTIYYDKKIKEDGCYWSHYTTSTGVSAFLPYGQFIPSFMYYSTDNNPGDPVIPQNGSTGGGETGGGSTTGRPQGGEDTEQSSFKSTALPNKELIDEVIHVRGFVKLVDSNGWTRETPDKDGKKVTLLKIGDNYHYEYKLVAQGRLWAKGKDGTYLTLGTLTKPLKTTKSSSTPTSKFNYVNDSSHKQPIEDIWDYTFSDEEYNSDDSGYSVQTLRENPQEDLVLNSSEETLIEQLRNDISSTDQQNGIEDSVLVGFITDTHFNSFKTPGTVRALRQMKLMSYIAKNVGLDYVVHGGDLNDGVQPIAWEKADVQRAVDAMKLGRRPFAILQGNHDDNSGMARDDNRDYANGEWGYWPGHIIHNDVANQLRLNEFSQFINAKSNANNALYGSYKIPNSDVNIVILDGFDQPDNYGSFVQKRSAFRHGWTHFSSTQRAWLQGELDDIQGRGEKALVFTHIMFKGLTWQAAENTFAENDVNNDGGLIRNVIEAHSGTVLGVFGGHTHVDDYTESGNVTYVTTGCALPDRGEGSESRSIGSENEPLFDVLQIKPSLNKIYRHRIGYKGNRFINEISF, encoded by the coding sequence ATGTCATTTGATGTTTCAAATACACCTGATGGTTACGAAATTGACGATTCAGGTTCATTTACTTTTAATACAAAATGCGGGGTGCGTACTAGTCCCGACATGAGCGTAACACCAGTTACTTATTATCAAGTCGGTCAAACTGTGTACTATGCCCGAAAAATTAAGAATGGTAATCATTTCTGGTTATCTTATATTGGTGCTTCAGTAAATTGGGCATTCGTACCTTACGCGAATACTGATACTGGGGTAGTTTTTGGTACAGACTCAGATAATACTAATCCAATCAAACCAGTTGACGGTGGTTCTACGGGTGGAAGCACAAGTGGAAACCAAGACGGGGTTGGTTCATTAACTGGTCAAGCAGCCGCAGACGTTGCTGACCAAACACCAGAAGGTTTTGAATATGTGACAAATGGAAGTATTACAATTACTGATTCTGCGTATGCTTATGGTTATGCACAGCCCAACACCCTAGCTGATTTAGTTGATGAAACATTATCAGTAGGAGATACAATTTATTATGATAAGAAAATTAAGGAAGATGGCTGTTACTGGTCACACTATACAACTTCAACTGGGGTGAGTGCGTTCTTACCATATGGTCAATTTATTCCATCCTTTATGTATTATTCAACAGACAACAATCCTGGAGACCCAGTGATTCCACAAAATGGTTCCACAGGAGGTGGTGAGACCGGTGGCGGTTCAACAACCGGGCGTCCACAAGGTGGAGAAGATACCGAACAGTCAAGTTTCAAAAGTACAGCACTACCCAATAAAGAACTGATTGATGAAGTGATTCATGTTCGTGGTTTTGTAAAACTGGTTGATAGTAATGGATGGACTCGAGAGACGCCGGATAAGGATGGTAAAAAAGTTACTCTTTTAAAGATTGGTGATAATTACCATTACGAATATAAACTTGTGGCACAAGGTAGATTATGGGCTAAAGGTAAAGATGGCACATATTTAACATTAGGTACATTAACAAAGCCATTGAAGACCACTAAGAGTTCTAGTACACCAACTTCTAAGTTTAACTATGTAAATGATTCCTCACATAAGCAGCCAATTGAAGATATTTGGGACTATACTTTTAGTGATGAAGAATACAATAGTGATGATTCAGGTTATAGTGTTCAAACCTTACGGGAGAATCCACAAGAAGATCTAGTTTTGAATTCGTCAGAGGAAACTTTAATTGAACAACTTAGAAATGATATAAGCAGTACCGACCAACAAAATGGTATAGAAGACAGTGTTCTAGTAGGCTTTATTACTGATACTCACTTTAATAGTTTTAAAACACCTGGAACCGTTCGTGCTCTTAGACAAATGAAGCTAATGAGTTATATTGCTAAAAACGTTGGTTTGGACTATGTAGTTCATGGCGGTGACTTGAACGATGGAGTACAACCTATCGCTTGGGAAAAAGCAGATGTTCAAAGAGCAGTGGATGCAATGAAGTTAGGACGCCGGCCATTTGCAATTCTCCAGGGTAATCATGATGACAATTCTGGAATGGCACGTGATGACAACCGGGACTATGCTAACGGAGAATGGGGTTATTGGCCAGGTCATATTATCCATAATGATGTTGCAAACCAATTACGATTAAATGAATTTAGTCAATTTATCAATGCTAAATCAAATGCTAATAATGCCTTATATGGATCATATAAAATACCAAATAGTGATGTTAATATTGTTATTTTAGATGGTTTTGATCAGCCTGATAATTACGGCTCATTTGTTCAAAAGCGCTCCGCATTCAGGCATGGATGGACTCATTTTAGTTCAACTCAAAGAGCCTGGCTTCAAGGTGAGCTTGATGATATTCAAGGACGAGGTGAGAAGGCGTTAGTGTTCACTCATATTATGTTTAAAGGATTAACCTGGCAAGCTGCTGAAAATACTTTTGCAGAAAATGATGTGAATAATGACGGTGGTTTGATTAGAAATGTAATCGAAGCTCATTCGGGCACCGTATTAGGTGTATTTGGGGGGCATACGCACGTAGATGATTATACAGAGTCGGGTAATGTGACATATGTAACTACAGGATGTGCACTTCCTGACCGTGGCGAAGGCAGTGAGTCTCGAAGCATTGGTTCGGAAAATGAACCACTGTTTGATGTACTTCAAATTAAGCCAAGTCTGAATAAAATTTACAGACATCGAATTGGGTATAAAGGAAATCGTTTTATAAACGAAATTAGTTTCTAA
- a CDS encoding helveticin J family class III bacteriocin, with protein MVTAKRKYKLIMPGSQVVQKFYLDSDDTAYALQMYGSDGKDMMLCYGKINPNQTEIDFTGSGFKRTRLVNFGHGQTFEPFKDTTDDGKWAWVVTYAKSSTDEDSIHWATRVGVIPLIQLLI; from the coding sequence ATGGTAACTGCAAAAAGAAAATATAAATTAATAATGCCAGGTTCACAGGTTGTGCAAAAGTTTTACTTAGATTCTGATGATACTGCTTATGCATTACAAATGTATGGATCAGACGGAAAGGACATGATGTTGTGCTACGGTAAAATTAACCCTAACCAAACTGAAATTGACTTTACGGGATCTGGTTTTAAGAGAACCAGATTGGTTAACTTTGGGCATGGGCAAACTTTCGAGCCTTTCAAGGATACTACTGATGACGGCAAATGGGCCTGGGTAGTAACGTATGCTAAATCAAGTACTGATGAAGATTCTATTCATTGGGCAACTAGAGTTGGAGTAATTCCGCTCATTCAATTACTTATTTGA